TTTCAACAAACCAGTATGTCTggtatataaaaagataaataaataattatcttCGAGTTCATAGAAATGCATACTTAACTcataatcatatttttcttttaaggaaaaaaatatttttgaatttataaaaatattaaaaatgagttaTATATATGGTGGgttcaaatattataaacttatatgtttaaaaataataattaaaatgacaTCAGTTTTATTTACCCATTGGTTACAAATACAAAAGGCAGAGTGAGGTAGAACCGTAGAAGCCCCTGTCCTGAACGCAAgggataataaaaagaaattaaaagcaAAGAGGTAAACACATGGAAATCCAGTCTTCCATCGAGGTTTTTGTGGccattaatagaaaattttggagGGGAGCGCTCAAATCACCAGCCCAAAGGGAGAAAAACACTGCGGAAGCACCAAGTGCCTCGCCACTTCTTCTTCCACCGCCCATATACCTCTTTCATTTCTCGCTTTTCATGGATGTTACTGCATTCTTTGTCTTTGCCTTTGGCTCTTCTTGATTCTCTCTAATACTATTTTCTCTGCATTTTCCCATCTTATCCAAATCTCAATTCCATTCTTCATCATCTTGAAGCGTTTTTCTTCACCTTGCCCTCGGTTGTTGAGGCCCACGTGGGCTTGCCCTCGCCAACTCTCAGCTTTGTGGTGCAATTCTTCCGAGGTCTCCCTCAACCCTTCTCTTCCTCTCCTGAAAGGAATCTGAAACTGTTGCATTTCCCTTACATTTCTTGCGTTTTTCCATGTGGGTTCTGAACGGTTCTTCTCTCTAGTTGGTGATTCTGGGCTTTCTGACATCTGATTCTGTTTCTTTTGCTTCTGGGGTCTTGGATTCCGGTTCATAGGTTGtgattttatggattttttggTCTGATCTTTGCATCAAAGCACGAAGTAATTGCAATTGTGACTGGGTTTGCCCTTGTTTTTTGTTCTCGCAGATTGATTGAAACACAAGTTATTTGGGTGATATGCAGTCTCATCAGCTACATAACCCGCTGGAGGTTGTGCATTCTCTGGACCAAGAAATAGGCCCCAGTGATAATGCCAGTGACCCAAATGTTAAGCCATTCTCTTTGAGGTGATAGATCCTTGCAAACATTTATTTTCAACCTTTTATGATCATAGACTCTCTAAAAATATCCTCTgagctttattttattatcacatTGTATTCAATATGGTGCTTCATCACATGCACTATCCTTGGATGATACTGTATTGCATTTTGTTGCCTTTATTTACTTGAAAGTCCTTTTCGTTTTAGCTCATTTTGGTCCTTTCGTTCACGTAGTGGATATTGTTTCATCCTTAATCTTTAGCTGAGAGGAAATTTGGATTTTGGAATAATTTATGGTGGGTTTATATATAAGAGAAAGACTTCTACATTCTGCTTCTGATGCATTGTATTATTTATGCGGATGTTTACTCATGGCATCCATATTGGATTGAGTATTAAAAACAATACTTTAGTCGATATTCGGTTATCATTTTATGCAATTATTGGATTGATATCTCAATTAATTTCTTCAGTATGCAGGTTAATTCCTGAACTCTGTTTGTTGTACTTATTTATATCCCTTTCCTTTGTTCCCTTTCAATGTCAGATGCCCCTTCCTTAACAGCTTGCATTTGCAATGCTAGACGCCCCAATCTCATCTTGATTGTATTTCTTTTCAGTTTgggtttcttttttctcttttcactaGCTGCTTGACCAGTTCTATCATGATTTTATGTGTGATATTGGGCTTTTTATAAATTATCCGGGTCAAAAATTCTGAAGAAGCAAAACCTAAGCTAGGATCTTTATCCAGAGAAGGAATTGTTTCTCACTTCTAAGTAACATGTTTCTATTGCAGGCAATATGTCCATGCCACTCGTGAAAGGGATATTTCTCTCAATTGGCCATTTCCAGAGAGATATCTAAAAACCTGTCTAAAGTATGGCATCATCAATGTGTTGCCACCCCTTGAATCCCATGATCCAACTAAGGATCAATCACTCAGAAATGATGTGGGTTTAAGTTGTTCTCAAGAAGAGAAAGCTACTGATGTTTCAGTCCAGAATAATGTGACAAGCATCAATAAGGATTTAAGCTGTTCTCAAGTAGAGGAAGGAAATGTTGTTTCCACCCAAAACACTGTTATGAATACCAGTGAGGATAAAATTAACAAAGCTAGTTGCAATTTATACTTCGATGAATCAGTTGCAGGAGTTTCCAGGGAAGTCTGCCAGTCTCTCTCTAACAGTAGGTTCAAGTGCGGAGAAGACAACCAACTTAGTCCTGATACTGTTCTTGAGCCCGTAGTTGTGGGAATTCAATCATCAACTACTGCACCAAGTTTGCATTCCCAAGATGGCCACAGCACTGAAGCACTGACTTCCCCTAAGATGTTCAGGCACAAACAAAGAAAGCGTAAGAGGAAACTTAAGAAACGATCAATGGTTGAAATCTGTGCTGTGGCAAAGCATCGCACTTTAGAGGACCTGGAGAAGAGTTACAGGTTGGGCTGTGATTCAGTGACACCCCAGGAGATTTTTGGTGAAGAAAACGTGCAAATGACTCATGTTGATCATGGTTGCAAACCGAAGCTAACTGAGGACTGCTCAGAGAAGAAGTATCAAAGCAATCATGATGCAGCTGCAGATGAAATGTTATCAAGCAAAAGAAAGCGAGAAGTAAAGTTCAAGTTCAGCAGATGCAAACCCAAGTCATGGGACAAAAAATTCAAGTTGTCTAAAGTGGCTGACATAAAGGTATGCTTCTTGTTTATTCAGTTTCTGGTAAAATTGTTTGTATTAttcactatttaaaaaaaaatataggcaAAATTACAGATAGAAAAGCAAGCATGCTATAAGATTGAACGCATAAGAACTTTCTGAAATAGAGCAAACTTTTCTAATATCTCAGTAGCCGATTCCTTTTATGGAAGATGTGATTAATATTCGGTATATCATTGTTAGATATATAGTTATTTTCTCCTGTTCTTGAACTTGAGTTggttttcacttatttattcCAACTGCATCACTTTGGGACAACTTAGTTTTCAGCATTTTTTATCCCATCTTCTAGATTTCTGGTTTGTGGTGTTCAAGTTGATTGAAATATCTAGttcctttttctaatttatttttaaatctttttaaggGAACAACATCCATTTCCTGTTTAAACCTGCCAATCATCCTTGTAATTTTCTTTGTCATTAACGGCTGTCTAGTTTGTAACCCTCAGAAGGATAATTACTTTATGTTTCTGTTCCTATGTTATTGGTTTTGATTGTTTTCCATATTCACAAGCTCATGGGTATAGATGCACAAATTTTCACCAAAGATGGAGGCTAAAATCATGACATTCATTCGTATCAACTTCAATATCTCATTATAGTGATTCTTTTCAGTAATGATTTTATGATTCTGTCTGTTGCTTTGTTATTGCTTTAATTGAGATATTAGTGATTCTTTTCAGTAATGATTTTAAGTTTCTGTTCCTTTGTTATTGCTTTGATTGTTTTGCATGTTCACAATTTAGTGAATATATGTGCACaagtttttatataaatgaaGACTAAAAGCACAACATTCATCTGTATCTGCTTAATATCTCATTATTTATTGTCCAAATTTTCCTTAAGTTCATGTACAAAGTGCTGCAAAACCAGAAACTTTAATCTGATTATTGTTAGAGGCTTAGTGGAACTGTTTGGAGTAGGGAACTTGCTTCTGCTTCACCATTCCTATTTGAAAGGCTACATAAACTCTTGAAGGGTGCTTTGGTGAAAGTTTCATAGTGAAAATATCCatcccatttttttcttatgtacATCTATACTTAGCAAATCCCTGCCTACCTATAacatttttcattatttcatgTACTCACAAGGTGGAGTGCAAAAATAGCCCTACCTTCTTGCTCTTTCCTTATCCTTTTCCACGGTTATAATTCATTCTCTCCTACATATTGCACTGTGAACCCACGAAGAAGAATATAAATCTTGAACAATGTTTCcttctaaatgaaaaaataaaatcttgaacaaatttgttatttttcagTGTTGCATCTTGCCCTCCCTTTCTGCTTCCCATGCTGCTAGCATCAGGTAACAGCTAAAACATAACCACAAATATTAATGGCTTCTTGCAGAGTTAGTACGCTCAAAAATTAATGAGCTGTTGGAGAAAAGATGACTAATGGTTTTTGACAGAGTGACAATTGTTGTTTATGTTTTTCCTGCTTATGGACacaattgttttatattttttgggaatcTTATCATGACAGTTAAAAAAATGGGATATGACCTAATTTTTCAAGATCATTATTAGAGTAGTATGCAAGTTGAGGAGCAGTATCAATCTTGTTCCTGGATATTGCTTTTTCAGAATAGTAGAGAAATATAGATTTGGAGGAAGGAATGAACTGGTACATGCAGCTCTAAGTTAGTGCCAATGGCGTATGATTTTGCAAAAGGTACATACTTTTGATGGAAGAGATGAATGGTTAATGTCCTTTAAAAGATGAATTTTATCGGATCCTAGTAGAATCTCAACTCGCTACAAGGATAAAGCAAAGAAGATGTAAGGTTTACAGGGTTGTATCAAAAGGAGGTGTGGATGCATAAGAAAGGACAATACTATTAGATGTTCATAACAGGAAATAAAGAGAGAGGATAATCCTCGAGGATGAGGTCAACATTAGAAGATAAAATTCAGTTCCTTTTGAAcataaaatataaggaaaaaggaatttgagagaaAGAAATTGATTCTATAtggaataggaaaaaaaaaaaaaagcaaacaatTGGGAAAGAGATATTTAGATAATAGTGAGAGAAAGGCCACTTTGTAATGAAACTAGGAGGTGGAATAGCATTCAAATGGTTATTGGTCATGACCTCAAAAAGCAGTAGTAGGAAAGAGTTATATAGACACTAAGAGGTCTGAGTACGATAACCTATATTAAATTTGAAGTGTACGATGACTTCTATGGTGGACTAGGTACAAGGGATGGTAAGAAAGATTTCCAGAAACTCGACAGTGCCAGGAAAAGAAGATATAGCATTTATTAAATGCATCAGCAGTGGATACCAAGACATTTGCTGAATGACCAGGAAATTAAAAGATCTGGATGATttagtttaaagaattgttgAAACAAAAGCCCATCATTATCTCATCATATATTTGGGATAATGATCTGAAGTTTAGCAGCTTTTGGATAGATGAAGTTGGGGCACTCTCAAGAATGAATAGTTTTGCAGCATGAGGATGGGAAAGTGTCAAGAGTGAAAGCCTTtgtaatttgagattttttaatgCATTCTTGACTAGATTGTTtgtgaaaatcacaagtacatATAAAAGCAATTGAATTGGGGAAAGGCATTCCAATGCTTATGTGGATAGAATAATTACATGCATACCAGTTCCTAAGTTCCATTTCTGTGAGCTTTTGCAGTTTAGCTCCATGTGCTTGCAGAGAAAATTTAgggaataagaaagaaaattgattAGACTTAAAAGTTCTCATTATTTAGGGGCCAATAAAACCAAAAACTCTTCAGCAAAGCTAAAGACAATGATTTGGCTAGTTAAAATTGACTTCTATCATTTTCATGAAAGAAAGACAACATAAACACATtagttgaaatttttatttattctcttctCCATTTTCTCATAAACAAATGGGGGGTTGAGGAAGACCTAGAGTTATCAATGAGGTTGCATTGAGATGCACAAAATCGTTGGGGTTTATACGGCTCATGGAATCTTGTTTCAGAAGCTATAAATCCTTGTAGTTATTCAAAATAGTATCTCAATTTCCAGTATCATAGATCATGGAATCATCAGTAATAACCCTACCTAAATGACTTTCATAACTGTCcaatatttgatatttcttattttgccTGAAAAATTAGTTGGCTCATCATAGAGATGCAGTAATCACTTCTTTacatttttgtatgaattacaatgaaagaagagaaaatccaATTATCTGATGGATATATAAACTTCGAAAACAGCAGCTTCCAAAGAAGTGTTTGATGTCTGCAATCGTGTTTTAATGGACCACTTCCAAGCAGACTAGGAAAACTCACACTCCCAGACTATACTGACATattcaatccaatttttatCTGTGTTCATAAGAAAACTTAGATGGAATTTTCAGACCTCTGTAAATTAACTCTGCTTTTCCATTTGTATTCAATTCATAATAGAATTATCAGATGAATTCCTGTCTCACATTCTTGGGTTTAAGGATCATATGGTTTGGGCTACTCCAAGCCTTAGAAAACTGTCAAAATATTTGGGTGAGGGAATGCTATTCAAGAATTTCTTCAAAGCATGAGTGTTTAAGGGGGAAAATGGAAATGCAGAAGCATACATCATACATTGTTTCAAGTCCATCACAACAAACATGATTACTCTGAGGTTCCATTCTTTCTGATTGTCCTTATCAGCACACTAGCTTCCCATTTGGCTGCTGATAAaaccaaggaaaaagaaaggaaaaagtgaATTTGGAACTATGTTCTATGTCATCTTGTTTCTGAAAAGAATCAAATACTCAGCTCCAAGTCAACCAGATAGTTGTACTTGTATCGAGCTCAGTTAAATAGAGGTCCTAGTTTTTTCATGTTCCAAGCCGTGGAATAAAAGAtataaatcttaatttttttattcctacATTCCCTCCTTGGTGCATCCAAGATGCAACCATCATCCTCCCCACTATTTTTGGTTTGGAGAAAGAAAGtgtagaaaaggaaagaaaattacatgatttatttcctttttcatgtTGGAAGAAAGtgtagaaaaggaaagaaaattacatgatttatttcctttttcatgtTGGCTAAGTAAGGACAGAAgagaaaatggaaggaaaaaaaaagtctgtGCTTGTGTTGAGGCACTGATGAAAACATAGTGCATTTGATGCTCCCATTTGCAGCAGCACCAATATTGCAGTTGTGACAATGGGATCTTAGGAGTTGTTGCAATGTGCTAGCTGCGTTGTAGCTAGGGGTGCAGTGTGGGGTTAGTTGTGGTGCCATTTCTGGATGCTGCAATGGTGATGCCTAGGAGGTGGAGGGACACTAGTGGTGATGGTCATCCCAAGATTCTGTAGGTGCCAATATTTGTTTAAGATGGATTTCTTAACAGGTTTTTGTTGATTTTCATCCAAATCTTACCTGTTTAGTGTCA
This region of Vitis vinifera cultivar Pinot Noir 40024 chromosome 5, ASM3070453v1 genomic DNA includes:
- the LOC100853361 gene encoding uncharacterized protein LOC100853361, which codes for MQSHQLHNPLEVVHSLDQEIGPSDNASDPNVKPFSLRQYVHATRERDISLNWPFPERYLKTCLKYGIINVLPPLESHDPTKDQSLRNDVGLSCSQEEKATDVSVQNNVTSINKDLSCSQVEEGNVVSTQNTVMNTSEDKINKASCNLYFDESVAGVSREVCQSLSNSRFKCGEDNQLSPDTVLEPVVVGIQSSTTAPSLHSQDGHSTEALTSPKMFRHKQRKRKRKLKKRSMVEICAVAKHRTLEDLEKSYRLGCDSVTPQEIFGEENVQMTHVDHGCKPKLTEDCSEKKYQSNHDAAADEMLSSKRKREVKFKFSRCKPKSWDKKFKLSKVADIKDPGSSAAKSTAN